In Phalacrocorax carbo chromosome 17, bPhaCar2.1, whole genome shotgun sequence, the genomic window GCTGTAAGGAAGGGGAGCCACAAGTGATGCGGCTGGGCTCTGTTGCTTCTCCACTAAATGGGAAATGCTGAAGGGAGGTAGCCCTGCCTCTGGGGGAGATGCTCCTGCGGAGAGCTGAAAGTGATGATGCAGACATGGCCTCCAGGCAGGATGCCCCCAACCTGCTGATGGCTGGGGCTGTAGTGGGAGCAATGCTGATGTTTCTCCGCTGTCCCTTCAAGCTTTGGCTTGAGGACagcacagagaggtggctgtACCTTGGTGCAACCCACTGCAGCCATTCTCCTGTGGTTTGTGGTTTCATAGGCTCacagagtggtttgggtttgaagggacctttgaagatcatctagtccaacacctctgccatgggcaggggcatcttctgctagatcaggttgctcaagtTTCAGGTCCTTCTCTGTGCTCATCAGGACCTGGGTTTATGGGAGAAAGCCTCCAGCAGTCAGTTTTTGCCAGAGGTGGGAGGCTGGCGGTGGGGTCTTCCCAGGACCCACTGTGGGTTTGGTGGCAGCACACACCACCGTCCCCGCCAGCGCAGCATGGTGGCCCAGTGACACCCTCCTGGAGCCAGGCGAGGGGTTGGAGATACCcacttttggggtggggtgtctGGTTTGGGAAGAGCCATCCCTAACCATGCCCTGCCCCTTGCAGACTGAAGGACCTCTTCTACCGCTCCAGCAACCTGCAGTACTTCAAGCGGCTGATTCAGATCCCACAGCTGCCAGAGGTGAGACCCTGTGATCCCCGGTGCCCTCACTCGCTGTCCCCATGGCCCGGAGCAGCAGTGGGGCCGGTGGCACTGGGAGAGTGCCCAGATCACCTGCTGCCTTACCTGGCTTCCCGGGGCCGCTGGCAATGTGGGGCTCGTGGGCCCTGAGGCTCAtccttccatccctccctgggTGGGATCCTGCGGGATGGAGCTGCCTCTCTGGCCGGGACTGGGATCACCCCTCACGTTGACTCTCAGCCCTTGCCAGGATCCATCCCTGTGGGTCCTGGCTCCATCCCTATGGGTCTGGGCACGGCCAGCTCAGTGCTGGGACAAGATTATGACCCACCATGCCCACAGCCCTGCGGCAGTGCCGGTCCTCCCACCCAGCCaagctcccctccctccccagaaCCCTCCCAACTTCCTTCGTGCCTCGGCGCTGTCGGAGCACATCAGCCCCGTGGTGGTCATCCCTGCCGAGGCATCCTCACCCGACAGTGAGCCCATCACAGACCTGGTGGAGATGGACACGGCCTCACAggtgagctgctgcagcactgcctgtgCCCCTTGGGCTGCAGAGAAGATGGCGGGTTCCCTTCGCTCTGAGAATGGGGTTATTTctccaaaaccttgccatggtgggggcagagACAGTGGGGATGGCCTCGGGTGCTGGGGAGCATCGCTGCAGGGGGCcgtgtgggtgctgggtgtTGAATGTGGGTGCTGCTAGGTGTAAGCCAGGCTGAATTCATCTCACAGTGCTTCTCTTGGTGGTTTGGTGCCCTCCAGTGATGGCTGGCTGGAGATGTTTGGCTTTCCAGCATTGCCTTTCAGCTCTGTGTGCTTGTGTTAAGTCTTCAGGGCCCCTCTCCACCAAGGGTTGTCCCCAGTCACTGAGCGTTTCGGGAAGGGGCGTGCAGTGACATGGCTTTGGGGATCTTCCCCCGCCCCTGGCATTAGGTGGGGACGGACCAGAGATGCTCCATGTTCAACACGTTCAAGACATTCAATGCCCTGGGAGCAGCGGGGGGGTCCAGCCCCAGTGCCCAGGCAGCacaagcaggcagcagccctgccagcacacAGGCTGACTTGGCGGTGCtgctggggacatggaggggatGAGGTGGTGGTGGGTTCACTCCAGGTCCATGCTGCTCTCCCCACAGAGCCTGTTTGACAATAAGTTTGATGACATCTTCGGCAGCTCTTTCAGCAGCGACCCCTTCAACTTCAACAGCCAGAACGGGATGAACAAGGATGACAAGTGAGCAGACCTGGTGATGCTGCGGAGGTGGATGGGATCAGAGCAGgagctccctccccagcacggCGCCGCAGCCACCTGCCAGGCAGCTGTGGCACGGCAGCCACAGTGTCACAGGGGACACCTTCCCTCCCAGGATGCGTCCCCACGGCACTGGCGTGGCTGGTGGCACTGAGGATGTACCCAGTGTCTCTCCTTCCCAGGGACCGGTTAATCGAGCGCCTTTATGGGGAGATTGCAGCCCtgaaggaggagctggagaactTCAAGGCTGAGGTGGGTGACAGCCATCTGGTGGTGTCATGCATTGAGCACCCACATGGCAGTCTGGGGGCAGGAGGACACCCAGTGGCTCACACCGGGAATGGGGCTGGTGGGGCGACGGCTGTGTCCCCGGTGGGCAAGGCGGTGACCCTGTCTgtcctgccctgtccccagtgGCTTCCGCATCCCTGGCGCAGCCATCCCTGCCATAtcagggtgtccccaggtgtGTCAGGGGGTAGGCTGCATCCCTGCCAggggggccaggcagggccCCCCACCATACACCATCCTCAGTGCTTCACCCTCCCGCATCTGGGGCCCTGTGGGTTGCTAGCCTTGGGGTGGCTGCCGGACGGTATCGGTGGGCATCAGACAGCACCAGCAGCCACTGAAtggtgctgggagctgcccGCCTGCCGTCCCCACAGAGTGCACGGGGCATGGTGCAGCTGCGCGGTCGCACCAGTGAGCTGGAGGCCGAGCTGGCCGAGCAGCGGCACCTgaagcagcaggcacaggacGAGAGCGAGTTCCTGcgtgcagagctggaggagctgaagAAGCAGCGGGAGGACACTGAGAAGGCACAGAGGAGCCTGACAGAGATCGAAAGTGAGTGGGGAGAGCTGGCACCCggcttggggtgggggtgagccCTGCGGTGAGGGTCCTGGGCACACATCTCAGTGTCCCTGTGCGTGTGGCAGGGCGGGCACAGGCCAACGAGCAGCGCTACAGCAAGCTGAAGGAGAAGTACAGCGAGCTGGTGCAGAACCATGCCGACCTGCTGCGGAAGGTGGGCTCCCCAAAACCTCACCAGCATCCCCTTTCCCAGCCGTGCCCCCTGACACCGGCGGTCACTGAGCTCCCTCTCTGCCGTCACCAGAATGCGGAGGTGACCAAGCAGGTGACGGCGGCCAGGCAGGCCCAGGGGGATGTGGAGCGGGAGAAGAAGGAGCTGGAGGACTCCTTCCAGCGGGTGAGCGAGCAGGCTCAGAGGAAGGTGAGTAGGGACGGGAGACATGccaggggtgggcagggggctcCCCCGTGGGACACTGGTGCCAGGAACCTCTCTTCTTTCCTGCAGTctcaggagcaggcagaggtgtTGGACACGCTGAAGCGggagctggcagccagcagACAGGAGATGCAGGTCCTCCAGGGCACCCTGGAGTCCAGCACACAGGTGAGAGCCCATGGGTGGCCCCTGCCAaccccaccaccccctgggACAGGCAGCCCAGGTGAAAGAGAGGTCTGTCTGCTGTCGCAGTGCTTGGGCGAGGTGTTGCATGGATGCATCCAGGAGGCATTACCCACCGTTGGCTGGATAAACAACTCCCTGTCTTCTTCCTCTCCACATCTAGGTGGATTTAAGGAACCTACTGGGGGTTTTAACACTGCTGGGTGCAAGAGTGGGGTCAGGCAGGGTGGCTCTGCATGCTGTAAAATGCAGGCAGTGAGCGTGCCATTGCATCACAAGCCTTTGCCCGCGCTTACTGCCATGCCAAAGGGTATTTCATGCCTGCAAAGCTGTGGAGGACAGCAGGGGTTTCCAGGCTCATTGCAGAAGGCAGAAGCTGGCAGGAAGATGGAGCTGCCCATCCCTGGGGTGGGCGAcatgctgcagcaggatggggacggggcagagctggctctggGGCTGGCAACCAGTGCCCTTCATCTGCTCCTCCATCATGACGCTGACAGTCATAACAAAAGTGAATGTTCAATTATAAAAGCAGAAGGTCTCCCCTAGAGCCCAGGCGAGGCCGCCTGTGCTGCAGGGGTGCTGCCAGGCACGGGGTGATGCGGAGCTGCAACCTGCATGGGCTGTGatgcactgagcagggacagtGGCCCAAGCCTGGACCACCGTACAAGTCCCCAGATGGGAGGTTCGTCCTCGGCACAGCCCTGACTGCTGTTTTGTGCCCACCcaggtgggagcagagcagagcacccGGATCGCTGGCCtggagcaggagagggacagcctgagccaggcagcagagcagcacagggaggagatGGCTGCCCTGCGGGccgagctgcagcagctgcaggacacGCTCAGCCATGAGCAAGAGAGCAGCAAGATGGAGCTGGAGACGTTGCAGACCCAGCTGAAAGACAAGGTACCCAGGCGGCACCGCCGGCATGGGGTGTCCGggcatccccctccccacctaGCTGCAGCGgtccagcagagctggaggcagccgtggggtgcaggggtgATTCCCAGCTGGCACGGCGGAGGCCATAGCACCCACGCTGCCtcagcaggagagcagggagcGGGCGCTGCAGCAGCGCCTGGACGAGGAGCAGTTTGCCCTCTTACAGGGCACCGCGCGGGAGGCGGAGCGGATGGTGCAGGATGCCCTCAGTCGCCTGGAGGATCCCGCTCACATCAGCTGTACCGGCTCAGCAGGTGAGTTCCCTGATGCTCCCTAAACCTGGTGTTACCCCAACCCATAGCTGCACAAAGTCCCCCTCCCTGCTGTCCTCTGGGCTGTGCCAGCGGCGGAGAGCAGCTGTGCCGCACACAGGGACGCATTTGAGTCCTGCCTGCTGTCTGCCGGCAGATTGCCTCCTGTCCAGGACACTGGCAGCCTCTGAGTGCGTGGAGCGGCTGCAGGACGCACACAGCAAATACCTTTCCAATCACGGAGGTGAGGGAcggcagccctgggcaggggctgggctgggggaaagGGGCAGCTCCGGCACTTGTGGGCCAGGTGGGCAGCACCCACTGGGGCTGAGGCATGTGCCCGCTCTCCCACCGCAGCCGtgggctccctgctgccctgcctggccctCTTCGCCCACCTCGTCAGTGacaccctgctgcagggcagtgcTACCTCCCACGTGGCCCCCATGGAGCCTGCTGACCGTGAGTGCTGCCCActggggcgggcagggggctggggcgggcAGGCTGGGGCAAGTAGGGGTTGGACTGGGCAGAATTctggggcaggcggggggcCAGGTGTCTGTCCCCACTGTGCAGCACCCTCAGCCTGTCATGCTGCCCACACAGGTCTGCTGGAGATGTGCAAGCAGTGCGGCAGCGAGGCCGTGAGCTACCTCAGCACCCTGCAAGACCCGGGGACGGTGGAAGGCGCTGACTGCAGCCTGGTGATGACCTGCCTGGGCCAGATCAGCGCTATTGGGGAGGTGGGTGTCCCAGGAGGGCTGGTGGGTCAGGTTGTGGTGGGCATTGCTGGAGGGGTTGTGCCACCCCTGGTTGGTCCCTTTTATCCCACCCCATGCCCAGGAGCTGCGGCCCAGAGGGCTGGACATcaagcaggaggagctgggtgaCCTGGTGGACAAGGAGATGGCAGCAACGGCGGCGGCCATTGAAACGGCGGCCGCCCGCATCGAGGTGAGGGTTGCTGCATGCAGTGAGGCGCCCATGGGTGCCGTGCCTGCTGGGACCACTGGCATGAAGCCAGGATGACATGGCGGGCTCAGCGCACCCTCTCCCCCTCTACCAGGAGATGCTGAGCAAGGCGCGGGCTGGTGACACCGGGGTCAAACTGGAAGTGAACGAGAGGTGAGCGGTGGCCAGGGTGCTGGAGTAAGCTGGGCAGGCAGGATGGGGcccagtgctgcaggcagagcagttGCCCCATGGCTCTGGGGTCTCCCTGCCCCACAAATGGGGCTCAGTGGGGTTTGTCTCGCAGGATCCTGGGCTCCTGCACAGGCCTCATGCAGGCCATCCACATCCTGGTCCTGGCCTCCAAGGACCTCCAGAGAGAGATCGTGGAGAGCGGACGGGTGAGCT contains:
- the HIP1 gene encoding huntingtin-interacting protein 1 isoform X3; its protein translation is MDRVSSSMKQVSNPLPKVLSRRAGGGGLEAERESFERAQTVSINKAINAQEVAVKEKHARTCILGTHHEKGAQTFWSVVNRLPLSGNAVLCWKFCHVFHKLLRDGHSNVLKDSMRYKNELSDMSRMWGHLSEGYGQLCSIYLKLLRTKMEFHSKNPRFPGNLQMSDRQLEEAGENDVNNFFQLTVEMFDYLECELNLFQTVFSSLDMSRSVSVTAAGQCRLAPLIQVILDCSHLYDYTVKLLFKLHSCLPADTLQGHRDRFLEQFRKLKDLFYRSSNLQYFKRLIQIPQLPENPPNFLRASALSEHISPVVVIPAEASSPDSEPITDLVEMDTASQSLFDNKFDDIFGSSFSSDPFNFNSQNGMNKDDKDRLIERLYGEIAALKEELENFKAESARGMVQLRGRTSELEAELAEQRHLKQQAQDESEFLRAELEELKKQREDTEKAQRSLTEIERRAQANEQRYSKLKEKYSELVQNHADLLRKNAEVTKQVTAARQAQGDVEREKKELEDSFQRVSEQAQRKSQEQAEVLDTLKRELAASRQEMQVLQGTLESSTQVGAEQSTRIAGLEQERDSLSQAAEQHREEMAALRAELQQLQDTLSHEQESSKMELETLQTQLKDKQESRERALQQRLDEEQFALLQGTAREAERMVQDALSRLEDPAHISCTGSAGTHLSPACCLPADCLLSRTLAASECVERLQDAHSKYLSNHGAVGSLLPCLALFAHLVSDTLLQGSATSHVAPMEPADRLLEMCKQCGSEAVSYLSTLQDPGTVEGADCSLVMTCLGQISAIGEELRPRGLDIKQEELGDLVDKEMAATAAAIETAAARIEEMLSKARAGDTGVKLEVNERILGSCTGLMQAIHILVLASKDLQREIVESGRGAASPKEFYAKNSRWTEGLISASKAVGWGATVLVDAADLVVQGKGTFEELMVCSREIAASTAQLVAASKVKADKDSANLCKLQQASRGVNQATASVVASTKAGKSQVEEKDSMDFSSMTLTQIKRQEMDSQVRVLELENQLQKERQKLGELRKKHYELAGVAEGWEEDAAD
- the HIP1 gene encoding huntingtin-interacting protein 1 isoform X6 yields the protein MDRVSSSMKQVSNPLPKVLSRRAGGGGLEAERESFERAQTVSINKAINAQEVAVKEKHARTCILGTHHEKGAQTFWSVVNRLPLSGNAVLCWKFCHVFHKLLRDGHSNVLKDSMRYKNELSDMSRMWGHLSEGYGQLCSIYLKLLRTKMEFHSKNPRFPGNLQMSDRQLEEAGENDVNNFFQLTVEMFDYLECELNLFQTVFSSLDMSRSVSVTAAGQCRLAPLIQVILDCSHLYDYTVKLLFKLHSCLPADTLQGHRDRFLEQFRKLKDLFYRSSNLQYFKRLIQIPQLPENPPNFLRASALSEHISPVVVIPAEASSPDSEPITDLVEMDTASQSLFDNKFDDIFGSSFSSDPFNFNSQNGMNKDDKDRLIERLYGEIAALKEELENFKAESARGMVQLRGRTSELEAELAEQRHLKQQAQDESEFLRAELEELKKQREDTEKAQRSLTEIERRAQANEQRYSKLKEKYSELVQNHADLLRKNAEVTKQVTAARQAQGDVEREKKELEDSFQRVSEQAQRKSQEQAEVLDTLKRELAASRQEMQVLQGTLESSTQVGAEQSTRIAGLEQERDSLSQAAEQHREEMAALRAELQQLQDTLSHEQESSKMELETLQTQLKDKESRERALQQRLDEEQFALLQGTAREAERMVQDALSRLEDPAHISCTGSADCLLSRTLAASECVERLQDAHSKYLSNHGAVGSLLPCLALFAHLVSDTLLQGSATSHVAPMEPADRLLEMCKQCGSEAVSYLSTLQDPGTVEGADCSLVMTCLGQISAIGEELRPRGLDIKQEELGDLVDKEMAATAAAIETAAARIEEMLSKARAGDTGVKLEVNERILGSCTGLMQAIHILVLASKDLQREIVESGRGAASPKEFYAKNSRWTEGLISASKAVGWGATVLVDAADLVVQGKGTFEELMVCSREIAASTAQLVAASKVKADKDSANLCKLQQASRGVNQATASVVASTKAGKSQVEEKDSMDFSSMTLTQIKRQEMDSQVRVLELENQLQKERQKLGELRKKHYELAGVAEGWEEDAAD
- the HIP1 gene encoding huntingtin-interacting protein 1 isoform X7 — translated: MELGKVTVSINKAINAQEVAVKEKHARTCILGTHHEKGAQTFWSVVNRLPLSGNAVLCWKFCHVFHKLLRDGHSNVLKDSMRYKNELSDMSRMWGHLSEGYGQLCSIYLKLLRTKMEFHSKNPRFPGNLQMSDRQLEEAGENDVNNFFQLTVEMFDYLECELNLFQTVFSSLDMSRSVSVTAAGQCRLAPLIQVILDCSHLYDYTVKLLFKLHSCLPADTLQGHRDRFLEQFRKLKDLFYRSSNLQYFKRLIQIPQLPENPPNFLRASALSEHISPVVVIPAEASSPDSEPITDLVEMDTASQSLFDNKFDDIFGSSFSSDPFNFNSQNGMNKDDKDRLIERLYGEIAALKEELENFKAESARGMVQLRGRTSELEAELAEQRHLKQQAQDESEFLRAELEELKKQREDTEKAQRSLTEIERRAQANEQRYSKLKEKYSELVQNHADLLRKNAEVTKQVTAARQAQGDVEREKKELEDSFQRVSEQAQRKSQEQAEVLDTLKRELAASRQEMQVLQGTLESSTQVGAEQSTRIAGLEQERDSLSQAAEQHREEMAALRAELQQLQDTLSHEQESSKMELETLQTQLKDKQESRERALQQRLDEEQFALLQGTAREAERMVQDALSRLEDPAHISCTGSAGTHLSPACCLPADCLLSRTLAASECVERLQDAHSKYLSNHGAVGSLLPCLALFAHLVSDTLLQGSATSHVAPMEPADRLLEMCKQCGSEAVSYLSTLQDPGTVEGADCSLVMTCLGQISAIGEELRPRGLDIKQEELGDLVDKEMAATAAAIETAAARIEEMLSKARAGDTGVKLEVNERILGSCTGLMQAIHILVLASKDLQREIVESGRGAASPKEFYAKNSRWTEGLISASKAVGWGATVLVDAADLVVQGKGTFEELMVCSREIAASTAQLVAASKVKADKDSANLCKLQQASRGVNQATASVVASTKAGKSQVEEKDSMDFSSMTLTQIKRQEMDSQVRVLELENQLQKERQKLGELRKKHYELAGVAEGWEEDAAD
- the HIP1 gene encoding huntingtin-interacting protein 1 isoform X2, with the translated sequence MSPGSSRTWWMPTTSQKGIQQWAPSSWHEQRPGTWMGPSHRQTVSINKAINAQEVAVKEKHARTCILGTHHEKGAQTFWSVVNRLPLSGNAVLCWKFCHVFHKLLRDGHSNVLKDSMRYKNELSDMSRMWGHLSEGYGQLCSIYLKLLRTKMEFHSKNPRFPGNLQMSDRQLEEAGENDVNNFFQLTVEMFDYLECELNLFQTVFSSLDMSRSVSVTAAGQCRLAPLIQVILDCSHLYDYTVKLLFKLHSCLPADTLQGHRDRFLEQFRKLKDLFYRSSNLQYFKRLIQIPQLPENPPNFLRASALSEHISPVVVIPAEASSPDSEPITDLVEMDTASQSLFDNKFDDIFGSSFSSDPFNFNSQNGMNKDDKDRLIERLYGEIAALKEELENFKAESARGMVQLRGRTSELEAELAEQRHLKQQAQDESEFLRAELEELKKQREDTEKAQRSLTEIERRAQANEQRYSKLKEKYSELVQNHADLLRKNAEVTKQVTAARQAQGDVEREKKELEDSFQRVSEQAQRKSQEQAEVLDTLKRELAASRQEMQVLQGTLESSTQVGAEQSTRIAGLEQERDSLSQAAEQHREEMAALRAELQQLQDTLSHEQESSKMELETLQTQLKDKESRERALQQRLDEEQFALLQGTAREAERMVQDALSRLEDPAHISCTGSAGTHLSPACCLPADCLLSRTLAASECVERLQDAHSKYLSNHGAVGSLLPCLALFAHLVSDTLLQGSATSHVAPMEPADRLLEMCKQCGSEAVSYLSTLQDPGTVEGADCSLVMTCLGQISAIGEELRPRGLDIKQEELGDLVDKEMAATAAAIETAAARIEEMLSKARAGDTGVKLEVNERILGSCTGLMQAIHILVLASKDLQREIVESGRGAASPKEFYAKNSRWTEGLISASKAVGWGATVLVDAADLVVQGKGTFEELMVCSREIAASTAQLVAASKVKADKDSANLCKLQQASRGVNQATASVVASTKAGKSQVEEKDSMDFSSMTLTQIKRQEMDSQVRVLELENQLQKERQKLGELRKKHYELAGVAEGWEEDAAD
- the HIP1 gene encoding huntingtin-interacting protein 1 isoform X4, with product MSPGSSRTWWMPTTSQKGIQQWAPSSWHEQRPGTWMGPSHRQTVSINKAINAQEVAVKEKHARTCILGTHHEKGAQTFWSVVNRLPLSGNAVLCWKFCHVFHKLLRDGHSNVLKDSMRYKNELSDMSRMWGHLSEGYGQLCSIYLKLLRTKMEFHSKNPRFPGNLQMSDRQLEEAGENDVNNFFQLTVEMFDYLECELNLFQTVFSSLDMSRSVSVTAAGQCRLAPLIQVILDCSHLYDYTVKLLFKLHSCLPADTLQGHRDRFLEQFRKLKDLFYRSSNLQYFKRLIQIPQLPENPPNFLRASALSEHISPVVVIPAEASSPDSEPITDLVEMDTASQSLFDNKFDDIFGSSFSSDPFNFNSQNGMNKDDKDRLIERLYGEIAALKEELENFKAESARGMVQLRGRTSELEAELAEQRHLKQQAQDESEFLRAELEELKKQREDTEKAQRSLTEIERRAQANEQRYSKLKEKYSELVQNHADLLRKNAEVTKQVTAARQAQGDVEREKKELEDSFQRVSEQAQRKSQEQAEVLDTLKRELAASRQEMQVLQGTLESSTQVGAEQSTRIAGLEQERDSLSQAAEQHREEMAALRAELQQLQDTLSHEQESSKMELETLQTQLKDKQESRERALQQRLDEEQFALLQGTAREAERMVQDALSRLEDPAHISCTGSADCLLSRTLAASECVERLQDAHSKYLSNHGAVGSLLPCLALFAHLVSDTLLQGSATSHVAPMEPADRLLEMCKQCGSEAVSYLSTLQDPGTVEGADCSLVMTCLGQISAIGEELRPRGLDIKQEELGDLVDKEMAATAAAIETAAARIEEMLSKARAGDTGVKLEVNERILGSCTGLMQAIHILVLASKDLQREIVESGRGAASPKEFYAKNSRWTEGLISASKAVGWGATVLVDAADLVVQGKGTFEELMVCSREIAASTAQLVAASKVKADKDSANLCKLQQASRGVNQATASVVASTKAGKSQVEEKDSMDFSSMTLTQIKRQEMDSQVRVLELENQLQKERQKLGELRKKHYELAGVAEGWEEDAAD
- the HIP1 gene encoding huntingtin-interacting protein 1 isoform X5, producing the protein MSPGSSRTWWMPTTSQKGIQQWAPSSWHEQRPGTWMGPSHRQTVSINKAINAQEVAVKEKHARTCILGTHHEKGAQTFWSVVNRLPLSGNAVLCWKFCHVFHKLLRDGHSNVLKDSMRYKNELSDMSRMWGHLSEGYGQLCSIYLKLLRTKMEFHSKNPRFPGNLQMSDRQLEEAGENDVNNFFQLTVEMFDYLECELNLFQTVFSSLDMSRSVSVTAAGQCRLAPLIQVILDCSHLYDYTVKLLFKLHSCLPADTLQGHRDRFLEQFRKLKDLFYRSSNLQYFKRLIQIPQLPENPPNFLRASALSEHISPVVVIPAEASSPDSEPITDLVEMDTASQSLFDNKFDDIFGSSFSSDPFNFNSQNGMNKDDKDRLIERLYGEIAALKEELENFKAESARGMVQLRGRTSELEAELAEQRHLKQQAQDESEFLRAELEELKKQREDTEKAQRSLTEIERRAQANEQRYSKLKEKYSELVQNHADLLRKNAEVTKQVTAARQAQGDVEREKKELEDSFQRVSEQAQRKSQEQAEVLDTLKRELAASRQEMQVLQGTLESSTQVGAEQSTRIAGLEQERDSLSQAAEQHREEMAALRAELQQLQDTLSHEQESSKMELETLQTQLKDKESRERALQQRLDEEQFALLQGTAREAERMVQDALSRLEDPAHISCTGSADCLLSRTLAASECVERLQDAHSKYLSNHGAVGSLLPCLALFAHLVSDTLLQGSATSHVAPMEPADRLLEMCKQCGSEAVSYLSTLQDPGTVEGADCSLVMTCLGQISAIGEELRPRGLDIKQEELGDLVDKEMAATAAAIETAAARIEEMLSKARAGDTGVKLEVNERILGSCTGLMQAIHILVLASKDLQREIVESGRGAASPKEFYAKNSRWTEGLISASKAVGWGATVLVDAADLVVQGKGTFEELMVCSREIAASTAQLVAASKVKADKDSANLCKLQQASRGVNQATASVVASTKAGKSQVEEKDSMDFSSMTLTQIKRQEMDSQVRVLELENQLQKERQKLGELRKKHYELAGVAEGWEEDAAD
- the HIP1 gene encoding huntingtin-interacting protein 1 isoform X8 gives rise to the protein MELGKVTVSINKAINAQEVAVKEKHARTCILGTHHEKGAQTFWSVVNRLPLSGNAVLCWKFCHVFHKLLRDGHSNVLKDSMRYKNELSDMSRMWGHLSEGYGQLCSIYLKLLRTKMEFHSKNPRFPGNLQMSDRQLEEAGENDVNNFFQLTVEMFDYLECELNLFQTVFSSLDMSRSVSVTAAGQCRLAPLIQVILDCSHLYDYTVKLLFKLHSCLPADTLQGHRDRFLEQFRKLKDLFYRSSNLQYFKRLIQIPQLPENPPNFLRASALSEHISPVVVIPAEASSPDSEPITDLVEMDTASQSLFDNKFDDIFGSSFSSDPFNFNSQNGMNKDDKDRLIERLYGEIAALKEELENFKAESARGMVQLRGRTSELEAELAEQRHLKQQAQDESEFLRAELEELKKQREDTEKAQRSLTEIERRAQANEQRYSKLKEKYSELVQNHADLLRKNAEVTKQVTAARQAQGDVEREKKELEDSFQRVSEQAQRKSQEQAEVLDTLKRELAASRQEMQVLQGTLESSTQVGAEQSTRIAGLEQERDSLSQAAEQHREEMAALRAELQQLQDTLSHEQESSKMELETLQTQLKDKQESRERALQQRLDEEQFALLQGTAREAERMVQDALSRLEDPAHISCTGSADCLLSRTLAASECVERLQDAHSKYLSNHGAVGSLLPCLALFAHLVSDTLLQGSATSHVAPMEPADRLLEMCKQCGSEAVSYLSTLQDPGTVEGADCSLVMTCLGQISAIGEELRPRGLDIKQEELGDLVDKEMAATAAAIETAAARIEEMLSKARAGDTGVKLEVNERILGSCTGLMQAIHILVLASKDLQREIVESGRGAASPKEFYAKNSRWTEGLISASKAVGWGATVLVDAADLVVQGKGTFEELMVCSREIAASTAQLVAASKVKADKDSANLCKLQQASRGVNQATASVVASTKAGKSQVEEKDSMDFSSMTLTQIKRQEMDSQVRVLELENQLQKERQKLGELRKKHYELAGVAEGWEEDAAD
- the HIP1 gene encoding huntingtin-interacting protein 1 isoform X1; its protein translation is MSPGSSRTWWMPTTSQKGIQQWAPSSWHEQRPGTWMGPSHRQTVSINKAINAQEVAVKEKHARTCILGTHHEKGAQTFWSVVNRLPLSGNAVLCWKFCHVFHKLLRDGHSNVLKDSMRYKNELSDMSRMWGHLSEGYGQLCSIYLKLLRTKMEFHSKNPRFPGNLQMSDRQLEEAGENDVNNFFQLTVEMFDYLECELNLFQTVFSSLDMSRSVSVTAAGQCRLAPLIQVILDCSHLYDYTVKLLFKLHSCLPADTLQGHRDRFLEQFRKLKDLFYRSSNLQYFKRLIQIPQLPENPPNFLRASALSEHISPVVVIPAEASSPDSEPITDLVEMDTASQSLFDNKFDDIFGSSFSSDPFNFNSQNGMNKDDKDRLIERLYGEIAALKEELENFKAESARGMVQLRGRTSELEAELAEQRHLKQQAQDESEFLRAELEELKKQREDTEKAQRSLTEIERRAQANEQRYSKLKEKYSELVQNHADLLRKNAEVTKQVTAARQAQGDVEREKKELEDSFQRVSEQAQRKSQEQAEVLDTLKRELAASRQEMQVLQGTLESSTQVGAEQSTRIAGLEQERDSLSQAAEQHREEMAALRAELQQLQDTLSHEQESSKMELETLQTQLKDKQESRERALQQRLDEEQFALLQGTAREAERMVQDALSRLEDPAHISCTGSAGTHLSPACCLPADCLLSRTLAASECVERLQDAHSKYLSNHGAVGSLLPCLALFAHLVSDTLLQGSATSHVAPMEPADRLLEMCKQCGSEAVSYLSTLQDPGTVEGADCSLVMTCLGQISAIGEELRPRGLDIKQEELGDLVDKEMAATAAAIETAAARIEEMLSKARAGDTGVKLEVNERILGSCTGLMQAIHILVLASKDLQREIVESGRGAASPKEFYAKNSRWTEGLISASKAVGWGATVLVDAADLVVQGKGTFEELMVCSREIAASTAQLVAASKVKADKDSANLCKLQQASRGVNQATASVVASTKAGKSQVEEKDSMDFSSMTLTQIKRQEMDSQVRVLELENQLQKERQKLGELRKKHYELAGVAEGWEEDAAD